One Halobaculum sp. CBA1158 DNA segment encodes these proteins:
- a CDS encoding glycosyltransferase family 4 protein, whose product MLGWGFPPNVTGGLDTAVGELFERLRERDGIEVELVLPAEYAPADRDGIHGVPTGEGDIITRIGRLSGAFVERAADADIVHTNDWFGYNPGSRAQANHDVEWVTTFHSLSSDRNADPPERETRTEQRVVNRSDHLLAVSEFTARKIAREYGGDAEVLYNGFSAVETTGRDLKADLEIDGEMLFFVGRHTDQKGLSYLLYALSKIGRDDVTLVVGGTGHLTDQLKRFAELLDLEDRVRFVGYVPEEELGDYYASADLFVSPSLAEPFGITIVEALSAGTRVVAGPSGAAELLPEDCLIEVEPDSDAIAAGIERGLAMDTPLEYEIRTWEEVADEHVAFYERILADDDGDEKTGRGDADRGNHPAGDRETERGDDESAAT is encoded by the coding sequence ATGCTGGGGTGGGGATTCCCGCCGAACGTGACCGGGGGACTCGACACAGCGGTCGGCGAACTGTTCGAGCGCCTCCGCGAGCGCGACGGCATCGAGGTGGAGTTGGTGCTCCCCGCGGAGTACGCCCCGGCGGACCGGGACGGGATCCACGGCGTTCCAACCGGCGAGGGCGACATCATCACCCGGATCGGCCGGTTATCGGGGGCGTTCGTCGAGCGCGCGGCCGACGCGGACATCGTCCACACGAACGACTGGTTCGGCTACAATCCCGGGTCGCGCGCGCAGGCGAACCACGATGTGGAGTGGGTCACGACGTTTCACTCGCTGTCCTCGGACCGCAACGCCGACCCGCCCGAGCGCGAGACGCGCACGGAGCAGCGCGTCGTCAATCGGTCGGACCACCTGCTCGCGGTCAGCGAGTTCACCGCCCGCAAGATCGCCCGCGAGTACGGCGGCGACGCGGAGGTGCTGTACAACGGCTTCTCCGCCGTCGAGACGACCGGCCGGGACCTGAAGGCCGACCTGGAGATCGACGGGGAGATGCTGTTCTTCGTCGGCCGCCACACCGATCAAAAGGGGCTGTCGTACCTGCTGTACGCGCTCTCGAAGATCGGGCGCGACGACGTGACGCTCGTGGTCGGCGGCACGGGCCACCTCACCGACCAACTGAAGCGGTTCGCCGAACTGCTCGACCTCGAGGACAGGGTTCGGTTCGTCGGCTACGTCCCCGAGGAGGAACTGGGCGACTACTACGCGAGCGCGGATCTCTTCGTCTCGCCGTCGCTTGCGGAGCCCTTCGGAATCACCATCGTCGAGGCGCTGTCGGCGGGGACGCGCGTCGTCGCCGGCCCGAGCGGTGCCGCGGAGCTGCTCCCCGAGGACTGCCTGATCGAGGTCGAACCGGACTCCGACGCCATCGCCGCCGGGATCGAGCGCGGCCTCGCGATGGACACGCCCCTGGAGTACGAGATCCGGACCTGGGAGGAGGTCGCCGACGAACACGTCGCCTTCTACGAGCGGATCCTCGCGGACGACGACGGGGACGAGAAGACGGGACGGGGGGACGCCGACAGAGGGAACCACCCCGCCGGCGACCGGGAGACCGAACGTGGCGACGACGAGTCGGCGGCTACCTGA
- the malA gene encoding alpha-amylase MalA, with product MRHPGRPRVCAVGEAVEIAPRDPDPSADYGWSIARAPAGSTAAVDPDAAVQWFEPDRPGRYRLRLRTPETTHELTVRAFDEGLSPDGDEATGPPAYSGDAGDDHDALAGKVAGDDPDGTGASGGSGLPTDAGGDPEGAADRPRVHLETAVTDEAVVIEADVRPRGRSAGRDADRAGDADGATAAAPRVEFLIDDRDDLSTAAATVDGRTLTIPRERLGARARVYAVPVTDDAYGVTDAVDVRRARAGGDARDGDSDLDGDSNRNGDSDRNAGSDLDGDRNADADGDAFEVDRPFDPPSWALDTRIYEVYVRTFDDSEAAGSHLDAVRERLGELEELGVDTLWLTPVLEHDGAPHGYNITDFFSVAADLGGREAYEALVDAAHDRGMRVLFDLVCNHSAREHPFFEDAYGNPDSPYRSWYEWDEGGEPGTYFDWERIANFDFSSLAVRRHLLDAVDEWAPLVDGFRCDMAWAVPNGFWTEVHDRVKARDAEFLLLDETIPYIPDFQAGLFDMHFDSTTAFALREVGDGNRAAEGVLEAVEERRRVGFPEHASFMLYHENHDEPRYLASYGDAAALAAAGALATLPGAPMVYAGQELGQLGRRDRIDRSAPREDLREHYRRLLALRDERPALAHRAALSRVEYAVRDGDPRSVVAFRREAVAEGDGSDDDGRSGDAVVVVLNFAEETARVRVDAPATATDLVTGERVAADGPGSGTEPAAGDEASAAAAGDDGDGDDDGAGVAVAVDDVVVLPVRR from the coding sequence ATGAGACACCCGGGTCGCCCGCGCGTGTGCGCCGTGGGCGAGGCCGTCGAGATCGCGCCGCGCGATCCCGACCCGAGCGCCGACTACGGTTGGAGCATCGCCCGCGCGCCGGCCGGCTCGACTGCCGCCGTCGACCCCGACGCCGCGGTGCAATGGTTCGAACCGGACCGCCCCGGCCGCTACCGCCTCCGACTCCGGACGCCCGAGACGACCCACGAGCTGACCGTCCGCGCGTTCGACGAGGGGCTCTCGCCCGACGGCGACGAGGCGACCGGACCGCCGGCGTACTCCGGCGACGCCGGCGACGATCACGACGCCCTCGCGGGGAAGGTCGCCGGCGACGACCCCGACGGCACCGGCGCGTCGGGTGGATCCGGGCTCCCGACCGACGCCGGCGGCGATCCCGAGGGAGCCGCCGACCGCCCCCGGGTCCACCTCGAGACCGCGGTGACGGACGAGGCTGTGGTGATCGAGGCGGACGTGCGACCTCGCGGCCGATCCGCCGGCCGCGACGCCGACCGCGCCGGCGACGCCGACGGGGCGACGGCCGCGGCCCCGCGCGTGGAGTTCCTGATCGACGACCGCGACGACCTGTCGACCGCGGCGGCGACCGTCGACGGGCGGACGCTCACTATCCCTCGCGAGCGACTCGGCGCGCGCGCCCGGGTGTACGCCGTGCCCGTGACCGACGACGCCTACGGCGTTACCGACGCGGTCGACGTTCGGCGGGCACGCGCCGGGGGAGACGCCCGCGACGGCGACAGCGACCTCGACGGTGACAGCAACCGCAACGGCGACAGCGACCGCAACGCCGGCAGCGACCTCGACGGCGACCGCAACGCAGACGCCGACGGCGACGCGTTCGAGGTGGATCGGCCGTTCGATCCGCCATCGTGGGCGCTGGACACGCGGATCTACGAGGTGTACGTGCGGACGTTCGACGACTCGGAGGCGGCCGGTTCGCACCTCGACGCGGTCCGTGAACGGCTCGGGGAACTGGAGGAACTCGGCGTCGACACGCTGTGGCTCACGCCGGTGTTGGAGCACGACGGCGCGCCCCACGGCTACAACATCACGGACTTCTTCTCGGTCGCGGCGGACCTGGGCGGACGCGAGGCGTACGAGGCGCTCGTCGACGCGGCCCACGACCGCGGCATGCGGGTGCTGTTCGACCTCGTGTGCAACCACTCCGCGCGCGAGCACCCCTTCTTCGAGGACGCCTACGGGAACCCCGACAGCCCGTACCGCTCGTGGTACGAGTGGGACGAAGGCGGCGAGCCGGGGACGTACTTCGACTGGGAGCGGATCGCCAACTTCGACTTCTCGTCGCTGGCGGTGCGTCGGCACCTGCTCGACGCCGTCGACGAGTGGGCTCCGCTGGTCGACGGCTTTCGGTGCGACATGGCGTGGGCCGTGCCCAACGGCTTCTGGACGGAGGTCCACGACCGGGTGAAGGCCCGCGACGCGGAGTTCCTCCTGCTCGACGAGACGATCCCGTACATCCCGGACTTCCAGGCGGGGCTGTTCGACATGCACTTCGACTCGACGACGGCGTTCGCGCTCCGGGAGGTCGGCGACGGCAACCGCGCGGCCGAGGGCGTCCTCGAGGCCGTCGAGGAGCGCCGCCGGGTCGGCTTCCCCGAGCACGCGTCGTTCATGCTGTACCACGAGAACCACGACGAGCCGCGGTACCTCGCCTCCTACGGCGACGCGGCCGCCCTCGCCGCCGCCGGCGCGCTCGCGACCCTCCCCGGCGCGCCGATGGTGTACGCCGGCCAGGAACTCGGACAGCTCGGCCGGCGCGACCGCATCGACCGCTCGGCCCCTCGCGAGGACCTCCGCGAGCACTACCGCCGCCTGCTCGCGCTCCGCGACGAGCGTCCGGCGTTGGCCCACAGGGCGGCGCTCTCGCGGGTCGAGTACGCGGTCCGCGACGGCGACCCGCGGTCGGTCGTCGCCTTCCGCCGGGAAGCGGTCGCCGAGGGCGACGGGTCCGACGACGACGGCCGATCGGGGGACGCGGTCGTCGTCGTGCTCAACTTCGCCGAGGAGACCGCACGGGTCCGCGTCGACGCGCCCGCGACGGCGACCGACCTCGTCACGGGCGAGCGCGTCGCCGCCGACGGCCCGGGATCGGGGACGGAACCCGCCGCCGGCGACGAGGCGAGCGCGGCCGCCGCCGGCGACGACGGCGACGGCGACGACGACGGCGCGGGCGTGGCCGTCGCGGTCGACGACGTGGTCGTGTTGCCCGTGCGGCGCTGA